Genomic segment of Aquarana catesbeiana isolate 2022-GZ linkage group LG09, ASM4218655v1, whole genome shotgun sequence:
CTTATTCTTCTGTAATACCGTTCTTACAACCTTACAGCAAAGGTATACTGAATTTTCCCGTAATTGTGAATCGTGTGCATTAACCCCAGGTTTAAAATATCGATTTATACAGCATTTTAACAACTAAAAACAGCTGTGTTTTCTTCACCCATGTTGGAATAAGTCAGCAATGCTGCCTTGCTACCATGACTAAGCCAAGGGTCATGCATCCCATGCTTCCACACTGCTGAATGGAAAGTTACAGGTCTCTAGACCACGTTTTGGGTGTAGATGCACCATTCCTGCTTCACCACCAAGTTCTTGGTGATCGGGCCCTGTAAGTTGGAAACGGTTTGAAAGTTGGGGAGCCATAGTTTATGGCCACCACCCCATAAGTCAGAAGGGTATATCATGTCCCCACTCAGTCCGTGAACTTATGGATGTCATTGTGTAACCGATAATGGGGGTAAGACAGCTCActgtgataggggcagttttggTGACAGCGACACTTTTCCACCCACATCATACTTTTCTGGAAGGTGTCTCCATCATCACAGCGAAAGCGAACACGCATTGTTCGGGTCTTTGAGGGGGTGCAGCACCGTCCATCTGAGCAAGAGCCGCAGTATTGTGGTTTGTACCGTCGTACGCTGGTGCAGCCGGCATAGGTGAAGTGCACAGCTTGCTTGGCTTTCTTTATTCTGGTACATTTCTTGCCATTCTGTTTGAGGAAAAAGATGCCAAGTCATAAATTAACCaatatttttaaacttttaatacattttctgctgtacacacctaccccccccccccccctatacttacttgagcccatctTGATCTGCTGCTGTGCCAGAGAGCAAGCAGTAACtctttctctcctcactggacagaggcAACAGTGGAAGCCATTAGCtgctactgctgtcaatcaccacTTGTGAGCAGGGGCaggactgagctgcactgtgtcaatggagccaggagcaccagtgggggacccaagaagaggaggattggggctgctctgtgcaaaacaattgcacagagcaggtaagtataccaggtttgtttattttaaaaaaaaaacaaacaaacaaaaaaaaaaacaaacacactttaggtttgcaatcactttaaagttatCATAGTCTAAAATTTCCTAACCAGTTACCCCCAACTACTAGCTAAATTTTTATCAGAAGCACATTTTGAAGAACAAAAAAAACCAAGAAAAATTCACATTTTTGGGACAGATTCTGCCCCAGTAGTCTTCCAATTTTCAAAGACTAGTGGAAACACCATCAAGTTTAAAGGAAGCCACATAGACATCATTCCCAGTGAGAATCCATTTTTGATGGAGAGAGGAAACTCGAGCACCTGGATAAGCAGCACGATTTCCACCCTCACTTTGGGTTCAAATTTCTGGTGGATCATACAGTTGTACATTGTGCTTCAATTCCGCATTATTCCTCCAGGTGCTCTATTTGAAATCTATAAATCTATAAATTGCTACATAAATAGATCATCAGTATAAGGGAAATTACACAAATTACATATAAACACAGAGCTGAAAACCACTTCCCCATCAACTTTTCCTGTAAGACATTAAAGACAGGATCCCAAGGCACGATGCTGTGTAAAGTGCAAGTTTAGGATCCCATGTGTATCCATTTGTCTTGTATTaaggtatatgtatatgtgtatgtgtatgtgtatgtgtatgtgtatatatatatatatatatatatatatatatatatatatatatatatatatatatatatatatatatatatatatatatatatatacacacacacatacacacacacacacatatatatacacacatatacacacatacacacacacacagtgggacaaaaagtatttattcagccaccaattgtacaagttctcccacttaaaaagtgcaaattatggtggaaaataagtattttgtcaatatcaaaagttaatctcaatacgTTATGTACCCTTTGTTGGCAAtggcagaggtcaaacgttttctgtaagtctttacaaggctgtcacacactgttgctggtatgttggcccattcctccatgcagatctcctctagagcagtgatgttttggggctgtcgctgggcaacacggactccctccaaaggttttctatggggttgagatctggagactggctaggccactccaggaccttgaaatgcttccaCTCCTTCggtgcccgggcggtgtgtttgggatcattgtcatgcagaaagacccagccacgtttcatcttcagtgcccttgctgatgggaggaggtttgcactcaaaatctcatgatacatggccccatttattctttcatgtacacggatcagtcgtcctgttccctttacagagaaacggccccaaaacatgatgttgccacccccatgcttcacagtaggtatggtgttctttggttgcaactcagcattctctctcctccaaacacgacgagttgtgtttctaccaaacagttctactttggtttcatctgaccatatgacattctcccaatcctcttctggatcatccaaatgctctctagcaaacctcagacgggcccggactggcttaagcagggggacacatctggcactgcaggatctgagtccctgcggcgtagtgtgttactgatggtagcctttgttacgttggtcccagctctctgcaggtcattcactaggtcccccccgtgtggttctgggatttttgctcaccgttcttgtgatcattttgaccccacggggtgagatcttgcgtggagccccagatggagggagattatcagtggtcttgtatgtcttccattttctaattattgctcccacagttgatttcttcgcaccaagctgcttgcctattgcagattcagtcttcccagcctggtgcaggtctacaattttgtttctggtgtccttcgacagctctttggtcttcaccatagtttggagtgtgactgtttgaggttgtggacaggtgtcttttatactgataacaagttcaaacaggtgccattaatacaggtaatgagtggaggacagaggagcctcttaaagaagaagatacaggtctgtgagagctagaaatcttgcttgttcgtagatgaccaaatacttattttccaccataatttgcaaataaattatttcaaaaatcagacaatgtgattgtctggatttgtttccacattttgtctctcatagttgaggtatacctatgacgacaattacaggcctctcatctttttaagtgggagaacttgcacaattggtggctgactaaatacttttgccccactgtgtatatcaTAGCACAAAAAGTTCACTTGATAGTCAAATTATTTGTCACAGCTGACTCTGGCGAtactttacattttaatattaattCAATAATAGTCTAAAAATAGTTGTAGAACAGCAATTGGTAGAAAAGCCGTACCTTGGGTTTTGTAGGTAAGGGGTCCTTACAGGGTCGAATTTGGCACAGACGTGTTTCCTTCATTAATTTGCATTGTGGGTTGTCGTTGGTTATCCTGGTAGACATGCCCATGCCACAGGATTTTGAGCATTGGGACCATTCTGTGGTCTGAATTGCACAGTTAGAACGATCAGGTTGTGGATGGGGGCCAAGACCTGTAACAAGAGGGGTAGACAATGAAACCTACAAACCTTAAGAAGAAACAAAGTGGCAGCAATGTTGCCGCTCTCCCCCAAAATGTGTGACATCCATTTATCTGTCTAAATGTTTACCTGGGTCGACCTTAAACCCATTGCGGACCAAAGTTATGAGCTCATTGCTGGAGACTGGCTCAACGTCTTCTTGCTCTACCATCTCTTCAGAGGACTTCAAGGAGTCTTCTACGTCTCCGTTAGTTTGGTCCCCTGAGTCTTCGGAGATGTGGTTGCTGTCACACATCCATACCTCACAGCACTGGCCAGGGACCTTTACCAGCCTGGGATTGATGCAGTCTACGCTAGGCAGGGCCATTTCCTGGGGACACAGGGGCATGCAACCGACCACTCCATCCATGCAGGTGCACTGGTGCTTGCAGTTGGGCTGGAAGTTCTCTCCATTTTGGTAGATCTGGCCAAAAAATTCACAGGGTCGGCCTTCAGACTTTGCTGGAAAGAAAAAGGAGGATACATTTGTGCTTTATTAAAATACAGAAATGCCAAGTAAAGACATGCTCTACATTAATTGCATGAATGCAAACTGCCATTGTGCTGACTATGAAAGAAACGTTTCTGTTCTGTAGCTCTAAATATATCCCATCTTTTGGGAGGCTAGCCTTAGAGATTCTGGTACAGCTGTAAGGGGATAAAACCACTGTCATTTTTTTTGCTGTTAACCCCCCACACCCCCCATTAGGGAGATGCACACTCTCTCTAACTGCTCTGATCACCAATAGTAAAAGGGTGAATCCAAAAACTGAGTTGTGACAAGAACAGGCATAATCTTCAAAAATCAAAACACTTGTTCCCATGAAGACTGTTAAGAACTTCTAACAACCCAAAACCATATAAACTGCTAGCTCAATAGCACAAGCAAACATTTATACATACTTGAATCAGTGTGGTCACTCCACCCCTTCCCCGTCTGTTTTTTTTTACaactcctccccttcccccacctatTTTTTTTTACGACTGCTCGATATAGACTCACTTTTATTCACAGAatctaaaaagcaaaaaaaaaaacgttacttTTCACTCTTCAGAACTCTGTAGTACTCAAACTAGTTTTTTGGGTGCACCATGTAGATGTTTGTTTTTAAATACGTTTAAATCTTCTTGCTTCTAATGTTCTACTGTTAAGGCCTGCCCCTCTTTAAACTAAATCCAGATATCTTTACTGTGAGGCCACACTTGCAAGCAAACAGCCCTGGCTCGGCATCCATTGCATTCTGCACATGTGTACTATGCAATTTATTTCTATGGACAGCCATCTACAGGAATGAATAGGGCAAGCCACGTGTGTGCAAGCAGTAGATGTAAATCCAGGCAAGGACTATTCACATTGAAGGCTGTGTGACACCAGGCATGCAGGGCTAAATGGCAAATATAATATTTCACATTAGTATCTACACTAGGGGGGTTTTACACTAAACACCAAGCAGTTAGATAGGCTGGCTTGTGAATTACACCCTGATAACTAGGCTTTAAATATACTACACCAAAATGCTTCCGCCAGATCAACAACTCCACTCCTTACTTGATAGAGATTAAACGACTTGATAGTGCCAACAATTCAGAGTCATAAAAGTCTTAGGCAATTACGTTCAGCATGTTTACTGTTCCAAGATAAATAATCTCTAGACATGTAGATGGCTGCTATAACATCCCGCCAGGTGTGGTGTTGAATTATATCTACTCTAAAAAAAAACGCCAGTGTTAGAAGTGGCACCAAGTGCAGGCCCTTGCCCAACGGATATATCCAGCTCATCTTTCACTAATGACTTGTGATAGGTAGGAGAGAGGTGCAGGTCTAAATGTAATTAGACCCAGATCTGGGTCACTGGCCATACAGAGAATTAAGCTTATTTATTCCTCTCTGTTAGGTCTGTACATGAAGTACTATTGCCAATTTTTACCAAGAATAAACATCTACAAGATAGGATTTGTCTATTATCTGGTGAGACATTGAGTGGTATGTTAGAATGTAGTTCATTAGCAGTAAGAAAAACGAAATGGGCAAATACATGAATGTGAACTGCCTTATCTCCTGAAGGATTTACAATATTGTCTAGCCACTTGTGAATTATATACCACAGCCAGGAGGGAAATATCATTCTGTTAGAATAAAGGAATGGTGGTGTCAACTCCTCATCTCCAAGCTTCCCATTGCACACTAAAGGGGCAGCAACCTACTAAGTCATCTTTGCCACTTTCCTCTATCCTCCTGTCAGCACACGTACATGCAACAGAGGTTGATTGGCTCCTAGTGTGACCAATCCCATTCCCAGCCTTATTGTTGCCCAATAAGAGGATGACCAATATCTCTGCCCTCTTGGAAGCTGGTTCAGGTGTTCACTGAGGACCCATTTTAAAATCTCAGCTGGTATGCAGGAGATGGGACTTTTACATAGAAGAGAATAACtggtatttacacacacacacacacacacacacacacacacacacacacacacacacacacacacacactgcgtcAGTTATATTGAAAGAGTGGATGGATACTCTGTAGTGTTTACCTCGGCAGATGCCTGCAGTAGATGAGGGGTCAGCCCCAAAATCGCAGTGCAGCCCCTTGATGTGGTCACATGGATGTCTCAGATTGCAGTCCTGGTTGTACTGGCGGGCACAAACCTTACAGCACCCACAGGAGTCTGTCACAAGGCTGATGCCAGGGGCGCAGGATGGTGCTTCTTTGGGACATACACAATTTGTTGGGCAGGATTCCACCTGGAAGAAAAGAACCAATTATACTCTTGCAACTTACACCTTCAGCAAACACAAAGTGGTTCAATGTGAAATTCCCAATTTTCTAAAGAATATCAGTCTTTCCCTTGCCAAATACAAGTGCACACTTCCACTGTTACATACGTCTTCTCCGCTGATAGAGACAAGCAACTGAACTAACTTATTCAAAGTGGCATAGTTTGCCATATTCATGCACTCAACCCCAGTGTTCTTATgtgttttttaccttatttttcTCACTAAAGTTGGATGATTTTAATGGGGAGAGTCAATTGCCAAATTACTACCGTGTAACAGGGCATATTCACCAGAGTTGGCAGCCCAACATTTGCAAAGATCCTGTTAATGGTAAGGCAAAGACTGCCAGGGTCCCCCAAAGGGCACACAAAACCTGCTGATCCAAACCAGCTgcctaaggccgtgtacacacagccggacttttcaaccaaacttgtccgacggaacgaatccgtcggacaattcgaccatgtgtgggcttcatgggacctgcagcggactttttcggtcgaaaatcagatggactttagatttggaacatgtttcaaatctttccaacggacttgagtccgatcgaaaattccactcgtctgtatgctagtccgacggatgaaaaccgacgctagggcagctattggctactggctatcaacttccttattttagtccggttgtacgtcatcacgtacgaatccgtcggactttggagtgattgtgtgtaggcaagtccgttcgctcGAAAGTCCATtcgaaagaccgtcagacctttgatgccgaaaagtccgcccgtgtgtacacggcataacagacaCTTGGGGAATCAGAGCGTACATGTTTGTTAATGAAACTGGGagcaatcaaataatttttttctaaCTTTGGTGATCAAGTCTTACTTGAAAATCAAGTTCTAGGTATAGGTGACCATAAACAGACAGATTTATTCAAGAAAAAAAGCATAGGGACATACGAACAGGAAAAGGCGTGGCCACGGCGCcgtctccagaagtggggaaggggacctgtcaaacaggtccccattccaccctcccccctgaaaggtgccaaatgtggcattggaaGGGGGTGGaaacagataagcggaagttccacttttgggtggaatgccTCTTTAAGGCTTAAATTAGACCTTTGAATATCTTTACAAGTCTGCTTGAATAAATTCCTTGTCACAATATACATCAGTTATTTTCAATTAAAGTCCACATTTTATCTTAAAAAAGCAGTCTGAGAGTTGAAAAATATCTGAGTATTGCATGCAGGCAATTAAAAGAAAAGCTATGCCTGATGCAGTGTCCGCTTTTAAAACTCCTTGCTACCTCTAgtttaaatactaaaaaaaaacaaaaaaaaataccttaCACATGGCAATTTTTGTTCCGGTTGTAaagttttttgattaaaaaaatctgcAGAGCAAAAAATGGTTCCACAAGTGTTTTATAGTTCACATTCACAGCTCATGAAAAGCTACTATGCAAGGTCCATGCAACATGCCATATTGCAACAGTCAGGAGTCTACAAAGAGCGCTTGATCATATCCAGGGCCCATTACCTAAAAAAGTTATAAAGCTACTGCAACAGCATAACCCAATATTTAAATTTTGAGTTTGCACAAGATGATTGAAACCTTATTGAAAAGATCCACCACCACTATGACTTGGGGAAATAAGCTTAAATTGGCCCCATGGACTATAATGCCTTTATACTACTGTTCCTTTAGTTTTAGTAAAGTAGCACTAACAAACCCACAATTGAGTGGTTATACCCGACCAAAGATCTGCAACGTTACACATGCCTCTATCCAGCCCTGGTGGTTCATGTGGCTACATAAAAGGAGACCGTGCTTCTCAGAACTTTACAGGGGGTATACCTTTCCTCTTGAAAATCGGCCATTCGCAGACACTTACACGTCAAACTCAATTTCTGCTGGTTTGTCAATGCCATATAACAGATTGCAGGTAATTACACCAGCCAAATTGAAAAATAACCTTGGGATGTCCAAAGGAATAAGTAAACTTGGATCTTTTTATTATTGGGTTAGAGTTCTTTAAGCAGTTTAAGCAGCCAAGGAGGTAACACTTACTGAAAAGCAAATACATCTTCAAACATATGACTGCTGCTACAGATGTCTCAAGTCCGTCTAAAGAGACATTTGTAAACTATAAAAGCCTTACACATTAATCCATGAATTACAGATAATTCCTGGACGTGCCGCCAAGAACTGGCATAAACAATGACCATGTGACCTGATGACTCATGCCATCTCCCACCTCCAAGCTGGCAACGCTTGCACAAATTGGACAGGGCACAGACTGAACTCAAAGGAACAGAGCCCCGTTTCACTTTGCATGTTGTGATAACCAGTtcatgtctggaaaaaaaaaaaagttacgacGCAAGAACGGAGAGGAAAATATATTTTCTTAAACCACATGGTTCTATTCATTTAAAAATAGAACACTGTGTGGTTTCCAGAAAATGCCAGAGTTATATATAAACATGCAGGTATGGAATCTTTTCAGTGGAATGCTCAGGACTGCCAGGATTAAAACCTCCAGTAAATTATTATAAAGTCAGGTTATGTGCACAGGGTGTCTTATCCAACTGTGCATTGTGGTAGCTCCTGTGGTGAACGTTAAATCACTTCCCATGACCCCCAAGCAAGATCCCAAAACAAAGAAAAGTGTGGCTGGAAGAGGCCACCAAATCACATGGAGCTGTAATGTGTGCAATGGCTAGTTGATATGTCAAAGCAGCATTTTGTCTGGGGGTTCAGTTCCTCCTACAGGCCCTAATCTTTTCAAACCCTTTAAGAGGAATCCGTCACAAAGCACGTTAATGACATGATTGTTCATTAATAACTCCCAAAATGGTCCAGGGTGGACACGTGTGTAAAGTTGCAAAAACATGCATTGCC
This window contains:
- the LOC141108437 gene encoding CCN family member 1-like, encoding MYPGLLLLFTLLAAGCHGKLVESCPTNCVCPKEAPSCAPGISLVTDSCGCCKVCARQYNQDCNLRHPCDHIKGLHCDFGADPSSTAGICRAKSEGRPCEFFGQIYQNGENFQPNCKHQCTCMDGVVGCMPLCPQEMALPSVDCINPRLVKVPGQCCEVWMCDSNHISEDSGDQTNGDVEDSLKSSEEMVEQEDVEPVSSNELITLVRNGFKVDPGLGPHPQPDRSNCAIQTTEWSQCSKSCGMGMSTRITNDNPQCKLMKETRLCQIRPCKDPLPTKPKNGKKCTRIKKAKQAVHFTYAGCTSVRRYKPQYCGSCSDGRCCTPSKTRTMRVRFRCDDGDTFQKSMMWVEKCRCHQNCPYHSELSYPHYRLHNDIHKFTD